GGGGGTCATAAAAAtcttttgaataaatttcCTCCGAAAGTTTTTGTTACAACACCTTATAATTCCTGCAAATGCCTTGTCTGTTTAAGTCCCGTATACATATAATAATCAACTAACCTGCGCAcccattttgttttcttatcaTTAGTGACAGTCGATCGAGCAGTAAGACGCAGATCGATGAGGACACCTCTCGCGACTCGGAGACGTCGCCCAACTACCGGGTCAAAGGTCGCTACGACCAGGAGGAGACCGATGCGGCCGTCATGCTGGGTAAGTCTCTACGGCACCATCACACCTCTTGACTCTTTACGATCTGGCAGAGGGCATCATAAAAGCATTTAAGACACCGTTCTGAAACCCGGGCTCTAACAATTTATTCATAGTTTGCAGCAATTCATTTCAAGGCTGGCCTTTCCAGCCTTCCCTCGTGCCGTCCCTTTTCGCCGTGTGCAGCGCCGGCTCAATCGTAAATACATATCGGTTCACGCAATTAGAGAGACAAggccaaatatttttcacgGCGCTTGTGGAAAATATCTCTTCGATTTCGGTTAGGAACCAAAGAACTTTTGTGCACCCTACCTAGCTGGGGGAACGATCTTCCCCAATCCCCTTTTACAGAGTTCCCCCATTAAGGTATCTCTTCGGAATGCAGAAGACAGGAAGGTCTTTCATTCAGAACCGGATTTCTTAGGCACTGAAAAAAGTCTCGTTTATAAGACCATAAAATGCAGGCCTTAAGTAAAGGCTTGTCGAGCTTCTTTTGAACAGTAAATTCGTATCAATAAAGAGGCTTATTTGACCCATTCGTAAATGTTTATGGGTTAAAAATTGTTATTCTTAAAGCTTAAGCGCAcagataatataattaatattaataaaacatcGGGCATTAAAGGAACGCTGTTAACTAGGAAACTTTAcaagtttttgaaaaaataatgCGGCTTAAACAGATAAAATACGTGTAAAATCAAGTGATTTCTCTATCTctttttttaatcaattaatcTTATTAATAATGACAATAGTTAAATGTTCCATGTgtccaaataaataattacatagACTCTCAAATAATTGGTAACTTCGGATCAGATCATTTTGGATAATACGAATACTCTACCTAATTTAACGAAAAGGCTAGCGCACTTGGTCCAGTCGTGATGACCGAGACCTTTTCTTGTCTCTTGTTTTCTGGTTCGATGCATTTTCAATTCACCATAAAATGCATATCATAAAGTTTTATTGTGGCAGCGCCGTAGTTCTTTCTGTCTCCCTCCCGACCCCTGTCCATTTTTCACACACCTCAACAAAGGTCGTTTGTCCGTCCGCCTCGCCGCTTTTCATGAAAGGTGTCGCTGCTGCGGCGCAAAGGTCGTGTCCGATTCCAATTTCGATCCCGAAAACGAACCAAGGGTTCCATTGTCCGCCGGAGAGAGCGACCGATCTGCCCTCCCGCTCCCACTCCCACACCCCGGCCACTTGAGAGTGTGACCGCAGCGTGATTTACACGCCAGACGCAGCGACTGCGCAGCCGCAGCGGAGAAGGGAGTTGCTCGCAGTGGCGTAGTCGAAATATTTCACCTTATTTCAccttatatgtatgtatattggTCGGACTATTAGTATGTTTGTTTATAGATTAAAGCTAGATTTAATATAGTTCGAGTGATCAAGTTTGCCATCGTATATCCTAGTATATATCAGTGTATCCCAGGGGGGTTTCTGATCACCATTGCACGCCACTGGCTGGGCTGAACGCATTCCTAAGCACCTGCAGAAGGTAAAATAAGTCGCGATCGCAGCGGCAGAGCCACTTGAGTCGAAACAAAGCGGTGGCTACGCCGACGCCGGCAGAGGCTGCGTGCGAAGCGCAACagattcttttcttttatccagctctttttcttgttatttGCCCTGTGCCTTTGATTCCTTTTTacctaaacaaaaaaatgcactTGAGAGCGGCctggcacgcacacacacacgatcGCGTGCTGCACACCGACAGGGCAGGTAAACAAACATGGCGAGCGCGAGAGAAAAGAGATTGGAGAGAGCAGCGCTCGATTTAtgctgccgacgtcgctgccacTGCCCTTGGAAAGAACGTCGTTGAAGAATCGCCGATTGCCGCATTTATGCTGAAAAGTGGGAACTGTCAAGAGCACAAAAAATACGTGAAGAGCAAGAACGGAAAAAGCAAAGCGATGCGAATGCAGCGGACAAAGCGAATGTGACAACTACAACACGACGACGAAGGCAGAAAAGTGTATTTTAAGCAGCGGTTGGCCAACCAGGGAGATTTCCGTGGAAATGCTCAAGAGGAGCGCAAGGACGTCATGAATGCGTTCCAGGACTTTGAGCTGGGGGCCAAACTATATCTGCAGTGCTTATGTAATGCCAAGATCGAAGAATAACCGAATCCCTACCGATTGTGCTCTCCTAAGTCAGTATTAAATTTGATTCCATTCTTTCACACTTTTCAGTATCGCTGAGCAGCTCTCGATCTGCCACGCCCTCGTACACCTCACCTGTTAACCATGCCGGAGTCTCTCCTTTGAATTCAATTGCCCATTCGCCGGTGAATGTGTCCGCCACTCACAGGCAGAACTTTTTCACACCCATTGCTAACCAGtcgcagcagcatcagcaacagcagcaacctgTGGCCGTACCGCTCGACTCGAAGTGGAAAACAACACCCAGTCCGGTGCTCTACaatgccaacaacaacagcagcaacaacaacaatgactGGGAGGtgggcagcaacagcaatacTCATGTTGCAGCTACGGCACCATCAACATCAACAGTTCGCGCTCAACCACTGCCGCCGCAAACGACGCCCGTATCGCTGGTGATGCATGCCCCACCGCAGCAGCACccactgcagcagcaccaccaccaccaaccgcctccaccgccaccTGCTAGTTTGCCAGCCCCATCGGCACCAGCcaccagcggcagcagcagcagccacaacaacgTGGGTCATGCCACCAGCGTTATACGCATTTCaagcagccagcagcaacatcagcagcaacatcagcagcaacagcagcagtcacATCCACATGTAGTTGTGTCCGCCGGACAGACTTTTCATCCCGTAATTGTGGACGCCACACAGCTATCGGTGCCGCCGCCACCAACAACGGTTTCATTTCACCAGCCAAACACGCCCACCTCAACAGCGGCATCAATAGCTTCAATGGGGCAGGACAAGATGCTACCAAAAAACGGTAAGTTGTTCTACAAATAATATCATTATAGGTgttaaaaatttgaaataacaTTTATGGATACATTCCTCACACACTTgcataaatgtttaatttgctTCATTATAGAAAAGATACTCATTGTGTAcatttaaataacaataatctCCCATATTTGTAGGCTACAATGCGCCCTGGTACAAGATTTTACCGCATATGACGCCTATGAGCAAGGCGTCCGCAGCTCCGGTCACTCCGACCCTAACCACATCGGCCGGCAGTTACAATGTCGTCAtgatgcaacagcaacagcatcagcagcttCAGCAACAGTCGCCACCCCAGATGCCGCTgaaccacaacaacaatcatCTGATTGTGCCCGCCCCACTAAGCTCACCGGGCAAACCACTCAACTGCTCAATGAACGATGCcaaggcagcggcagcagcagcggccgcAGTTGCCAATCAgaggcaacagcagcagcaggaggagccgGACGATCAGCTGGACGATGATGTGTTTGAGGCCACGACTCCCGGGATCAGCGCCAACAGTAAGAAACAAACTACGGCTATGCGTCTGCCCacccacaacagcaacatacGCAAGCTGGAGGAATGCCATGATGCGAGCGATGGAACTGCAGGTGCACCAGCCACCTCGGCTGCCAAGCGAAGGAGTCAATCGTTGAGCGctctgcagcaacagcagcagcaacagcaggccGGAGCGGCAGGAACAGCAGCTGGGCAGCCGGCGAACAAGAAAATCCGAAGACCCATGAACGCTTTTATGATCTTCTCAAAAAAACACCGCAAAATGGTGCACAAGAAGCATCCGAATCAGGACAACCGTACGGTCAGCAAGATTCTAGGCGAGTGGTGGTACGCCCTGAAGCCAGAGCAGAAGGCTCAGTACCACGAGCTGGCCAGCTCTGTTAAGGATGCACACTTCAAACTGCACCCGGAGTGGAAGTGGTGCTCCAAAGATCGGCGCAAGTCATCTACCTCGACAGCCATGCCTGGTGGAAAGGCGGGCGGAGCGGCTGGAACGAGTGACGCCAAGCAACGTCTGGTCTCGGTGGATGGCTCCGATTCCTTGGAGCACGATATGTGCCCCTCAACGCCAggaggcagcggcagctgcgGTGGTCAGGGCATGTCGTCCGATTTGCAGGGAGACATTATACCGCTGACGATTGACAACTATAATAGCACCTGTGATGAGGCTCCAACTACGATCTCGATGAAGGGCAACGGCAACGGAAAGCTGATGAAGAACGAGTTGCCATCTGACGAAGATGAGCATAtgctggtggtggaggaggagccTCAGCAGCCGGTGAAGAAGCTTGACCTGCACTGCCGCGAGCGGGTGAATGACTCAGAAATGGACGACACCCCCTTTGACTACCGCAAGCAGCAGCCAGAGGCCAATCAGGTAAATTGATGGCATGCACTCTTTAATATCTCCTTAATGTCACCAATATAGAATAAAACTGAACTGAGTAATTCGTAATTTTGCAGCGTTCTGCAGAGGAGCACAATACATCCGGTGCAAATGGCCAGGCCATAGGCGCACCGCCGCTCAGCGGAGGCGAGCGCGAGATCACACTCAAACCGAAGGCTATCAAAGCACATCCGGTGCTGGAGAGCAACATGCTGTCATACACCCAGATGTCCATCTACACGCAGTACACTAGTCCCAAGAACCCAATCGGTGTAACACCATTCCAACCCACAGGCGAGCAAACCCCTGCTTTTTTGCAACACGACATTCCATACTAATCATATGGTTCCCCAAAATTTTGCTCTTCAGGCGGCGCTTTCAAATCGATGCCCATCAGCCCTAAGGGCAGCGGTGGCAAGCCTGAGGACGCTGGATCCCTGCAGCCACATATCAAGCAGGAGGACATCAAACAGGAGCCGCCATCGCCATACAAGCTGAACAATGGTTCGGGATCCGCCGCCGGAGGGGGCGTTGTTAGTGCTCCGCCACCGAACAGCGGAAGCGTCGGTGCCATCTTCAACTTCAATGTGCCAACAGCGACGGCTTTAAGTCAGAAGCAGTTTCACTACCCGATGCATCATCCCCATCGCAGTCCCACGGATCTTAGAGGTGAGTGCCATGTTCCTTGATGGGTTCGCCAAAGTAAGGCAGTTGTAAAGTGcataaaattgtaattagCCGTACAAGCTTAGCTCAAAGTAAGATTTGTTAACAACCGCCTTGAGGATGTTCAATAACCTGCTTTGGAGTTTAAATCGTATTATtctgttttaaaattattgtatttCGGAcatattatttgaatattttatttcataatttaaattttatttagctAGATCTGGCATTATTTCTACTATGATTTGTTGACGTCGTATGATTTTTTAACCAGTATTTTGGCTTAAGTTGATGTGCCGAAAATCAATttggagaaaataaaattggaaCATTCCCAGCACCTGCATAGATCGCCTCACGCCCAAGAACCACTCTTCATTTACCATTCGCAAGCTCATCTGCTAAGTTTTTCGAACAAAAGCTTTCTGCATAACATAACATCTTGTCTCTCTGTTTCTTTCACTTTCTATCTCACACATAATTAACACACCCCACTATTGTTCTTCCTTTGTCGCGCTGTCATTTGTGTCACTTCACACATAACAAAATCCATCGATCGCAGATGAAGAGAGGGATAGGGGAGAGATTACACAGGGGCCAAAGTCGGGGGAGGGTAACGAAAAGGATAAGCCGGTCTTGGATGATCAGGATCGAGACGagggcgaggaggaggacgaagacgaggaggacgacgacgaagaCGACGAGGATGATGAGCAGTTCATGCAGGAGTTGGCCAGTGTGAACGCCAGAGCTGGTTTCGACGACCTTGTCTCATATGCAATGCCTAAGGTCGTTATAACGCCCACCCCCACGCCACCGCCTGTGGCCACCATAGTGACCCCCATTAAGCGTAAGCAGTTCACCATCGTGCGATCCTTGACGCCGCTGCAGCCTTCGAACTCTCCGCACCAGCAGTTGAAGCATCTGCATCACCGTCGCGGGGAAACTCCGCCAACGGTCATCACACGCGTACCAACGCCCACCATCAATCACTTCACCATCATACGAACGCAACAACACTCACATTCCCATCCTCACAACACTCCGCCACCGTTGTTTTTTAAGCAGAAGGTTCAGGGTTCACCAGTGATTGCCAAGGTCACATCCACATTATCAGCATCATCATCCAACTCAGTCAGTAACGAAGCCCCTAAtaaattttctaattttccaACACAACACCAAACAACAACCACTACAACAAAACCATgtaatactaataaaaatgcCACGCCAATCATACGAAAATTGTTGACGCTGCAAGAAGGAGGCGAACTAGGAGGAAGCCATAAGGGCACCGGACGAGCGGCGATCCTTTACGATGCTTTGGTCCTTGACACGTTACACGGtcaggatgaggaggaggcaGAAGATGAAGCGGACGGCGAAAGGCAGGAAAATCTAAAGGTGGCAGGCAAAGAGCAGGTTTCCACATCCCAACCTGCGACGATGCTGCTTATTACCGATGTCAACGCATACAATCAGCAACACGTTTCTGGCAACGCAGCAACCCCCGTATCGGAAGCAGCTACCCTTCGCCCAGTGTCCTTTATCAGTATTAATGCCTGTAATAAGATCACATTGCCAGCCAATGCCCGTATCCTGACTGCGGCCACGGCAACTGCCAcggcagctggagcagcagttAGTAGTCATGCGGGAGCAACTCTTACTGTGATGACAAAGGCGTCGGCGGCAACAAATCAAAGTAGTAATAATGCTAGCGATATAACCATCACAGCAGCAACGGCTGCTCCCGTGTCCTCCAGTGGCTCTAGCATTTTCATGATAAACTCAACCACAATTCCTTCTTCATCATCCAATTCCACAGCTGCCCACCAGGCGTGTGTGCCATCGTCGCCAGCTGGCATGGGATTGGGGCATGCGGCCAACATTGCCACGCCTCCAGCATCGGCGCCTGCCCAGATCATGGGAGGCGGTCCAGCCAGTCAGAAAATGTTTTTCGCCATGAGTCATCCGGTAAGCAATATTAATATACACTGGTAGTCAGCACTTGAATACTAATCATTACATGGTTTAGTATACGTTGCTGCAGCGTTCCCACCAACCAGGCACTC
This genomic stretch from Drosophila yakuba strain Tai18E2 chromosome 3R, Prin_Dyak_Tai18E2_2.1, whole genome shotgun sequence harbors:
- the LOC6535784 gene encoding putative transcription factor capicua isoform X12 produces the protein MNAFQDFELGAKLYLQCLLSLSSSRSATPSYTSPVNHAGVSPLNSIAHSPVNVSATHRQNFFTPIANQSQQHQQQQQPVAVPLDSKWKTTPSPVLYNANNNSSNNNNDWEVGSNSNTHVAATAPSTSTVRAQPLPPQTTPVSLVMHAPPQQHPLQQHHHHQPPPPPPASLPAPSAPATSGSSSSHNNVGHATSVIRISSSQQQHQQQHQQQQQQSHPHVVVSAGQTFHPVIVDATQLSVPPPPTTVSFHQPNTPTSTAASIASMGQDKMLPKNGYNAPWYKILPHMTPMSKASAAPVTPTLTTSAGSYNVVMMQQQQHQQLQQQSPPQMPLNHNNNHLIVPAPLSSPGKPLNCSMNDAKAAAAAAAAVANQRQQQQQEEPDDQLDDDVFEATTPGISANSKKQTTAMRLPTHNSNIRKLEECHDASDGTAGAPATSAAKRRSQSLSALQQQQQQQQAGAAGTAAGQPANKKIRRPMNAFMIFSKKHRKMVHKKHPNQDNRTVSKILGEWWYALKPEQKAQYHELASSVKDAHFKLHPEWKWCSKDRRKSSTSTAMPGGKAGGAAGTSDAKQRLVSVDGSDSLEHDMCPSTPGGSGSCGGQGMSSDLQGDIIPLTIDNYNSTCDEAPTTISMKGNGNGKLMKNELPSDEDEHMLVVEEEPQQPVKKLDLHCRERVNDSEMDDTPFDYRKQQPEANQRSAEEHNTSGANGQAIGAPPLSGGEREITLKPKAIKAHPVLESNMLSYTQMSIYTQYTSPKNPIGVTPFQPTGGAFKSMPISPKGSGGKPEDAGSLQPHIKQEDIKQEPPSPYKLNNGSGSAAGGGVVSAPPPNSGSVGAIFNFNVPTATALSQKQFHYPMHHPHRSPTDLREGGELGGSHKGTGRAAILYDALVLDTLHGQDEEEAEDEADGERQENLKVAGKEQVSTSQPATMLLITDVNAYNQQHVSGNAATPVSEAATLRPVSFISINACNKITLPANARILTAATATATAAGAAVSSHAGATLTVMTKASAATNQSSNNASDITITAATAAPVSSSGSSIFMINSTTIPSSSSNSTAAHQACVPSSPAGMGLGHAANIATPPASAPAQIMGGGPASQKMFFAMSHPYTLLQRSHQPGTPSLEHLQLDAFAPGGYTLRNHNGLSSLPPPVSAQPTMLLHGYTPSHSAEPPARSPSYKSMPSTPKSATYLMSAPPERGMDGGMSGCASAAASGGDESDMDADGQQFILAPTPAQLGRAPLQRRKNLSQSKSESNVSFDGNLGTSNGQHISRKLHSPTMMESSSPIIGHVNSSNLSSALPTPTSSTTTPNSDEQLPLTPTTSCSNSHINQQPKSPMKGAPGSTAAALKKKNDEMNNSVLKQVDFEKKYKALPQFQPEDCQSPSAIAVPSSPRVYGTNYRKKNTAPPPVQKLMCEDDSIDEPASAPPTTTQRFFGPDFNNELKDERLAELESSDQTGRSPRTPKTPLQSARSDASEKGHRKVLETRRSLVLQLFAEHGNFPTAQATMAFQSKHSDVFPRKQDLQLKIREVRQKLLGQASCTPHSAGPNTPSDSNSSSTTLSASSTSLNMQATSAGGHQQQHSELQPHPATNVTESDAKYK
- the LOC6535784 gene encoding putative transcription factor capicua isoform X15, whose amino-acid sequence is MNAFQDFELGAKLYLQCLLSLSSSRSATPSYTSPVNHAGVSPLNSIAHSPVNVSATHRQNFFTPIANQSQQHQQQQQPVAVPLDSKWKTTPSPVLYNANNNSSNNNNDWEVGSNSNTHVAATAPSTSTVRAQPLPPQTTPVSLVMHAPPQQHPLQQHHHHQPPPPPPASLPAPSAPATSGSSSSHNNVGHATSVIRISSSQQQHQQQHQQQQQQSHPHVVVSAGQTFHPVIVDATQLSVPPPPTTVSFHQPNTPTSTAASIASMGQDKMLPKNGYNAPWYKILPHMTPMSKASAAPVTPTLTTSAGSYNVVMMQQQQHQQLQQQSPPQMPLNHNNNHLIVPAPLSSPGKPLNCSMNDAKAAAAAAAAVANQRQQQQQEEPDDQLDDDVFEATTPGISANSKKQTTAMRLPTHNSNIRKLEECHDASDGTAGAPATSAAKRRSQSLSALQQQQQQQQAGAAGTAAGQPANKKIRRPMNAFMIFSKKHRKMVHKKHPNQDNRTVSKILGEWWYALKPEQKAQYHELASSVKDAHFKLHPEWKWCSKDRRKSSTSTAMPGGKAGGAAGTSDAKQRLVSVDGSDSLEHDMCPSTPGGSGSCGGQGMSSDLQGDIIPLTIDNYNSTCDEAPTTISMKGNGNGKLMKNELPSDEDEHMLVVEEEPQQPVKKLDLHCRERVNDSEMDDTPFDYRKQQPEANQRSAEEHNTSGANGQAIGAPPLSGGEREITLKPKAIKAHPVLESNMLSYTQMSIYTQYTSPKNPIGVTPFQPTGGAFKSMPISPKGSGGKPEDAGSLQPHIKQEDIKQEPPSPYKLNNGSGSAAGGGVVSAPPPNSGSVGAIFNFNVPTATALSQKQFHYPMHHPHRSPTDLREGGELGGSHKGTGRAAILYDALVLDTLHGQDEEEAEDEADGERQENLKVAGKEQVSTSQPATMLLITDVNAYNQQHVSGNAATPVSEAATLRPVSFISINACNKITLPANARILTAATATATAAGAAVSSHAGATLTVMTKASAATNQSSNNASDITITAATAAPVSSSGSSIFMINSTTIPSSSSNSTAAHQACVPSSPAGMGLGHAANIATPPASAPAQIMGGGPASQKMFFAMSHPYTLLQRSHQPGTPSLEHLQLDAFAPGGYTLRNHNGLSSLPPPVSAQPTMLLHGYTPSHSAEPPARSPSYKSMPSTPKSATYLMSAPPERGMDGGMSGCASAAASGGDESDMDADGQQFILAPTPAQLGRAPLQRRKNLSQSKSESNVSFDGNLGTSNGQHISRKLHSPTMMESSSPIIGHVNSSNLSSALPTPTSSTTTPNSDEQLPLTPTTSCSNSHINQQPKSPMKGAPGSTAAALKKKNDEMNNSVLKQVDFEKKYKALPQFQPEDCQSPSAIAVPSSPRVYGTNYRKKNTAPPPVQKLMCEDDSIDEPASAPPTTTQRFFGPDFNNELKELESSDQTGRSPRTPKTPLQSARSDASEKGHRKVLETRRSLVLQLFAEHGNFPTAQATMAFQSKHSDVFPRKQDLQLKIREVRQKLLGQASCTPHSAGPNTPSDSNSSSTTLSASSTSLNMQATSADVFQYY
- the LOC6535784 gene encoding putative transcription factor capicua isoform X14, producing MNAFQDFELGAKLYLQCLLSLSSSRSATPSYTSPVNHAGVSPLNSIAHSPVNVSATHRQNFFTPIANQSQQHQQQQQPVAVPLDSKWKTTPSPVLYNANNNSSNNNNDWEVGSNSNTHVAATAPSTSTVRAQPLPPQTTPVSLVMHAPPQQHPLQQHHHHQPPPPPPASLPAPSAPATSGSSSSHNNVGHATSVIRISSSQQQHQQQHQQQQQQSHPHVVVSAGQTFHPVIVDATQLSVPPPPTTVSFHQPNTPTSTAASIASMGQDKMLPKNGYNAPWYKILPHMTPMSKASAAPVTPTLTTSAGSYNVVMMQQQQHQQLQQQSPPQMPLNHNNNHLIVPAPLSSPGKPLNCSMNDAKAAAAAAAAVANQRQQQQQEEPDDQLDDDVFEATTPGISANSKKQTTAMRLPTHNSNIRKLEECHDASDGTAGAPATSAAKRRSQSLSALQQQQQQQQAGAAGTAAGQPANKKIRRPMNAFMIFSKKHRKMVHKKHPNQDNRTVSKILGEWWYALKPEQKAQYHELASSVKDAHFKLHPEWKWCSKDRRKSSTSTAMPGGKAGGAAGTSDAKQRLVSVDGSDSLEHDMCPSTPGGSGSCGGQGMSSDLQGDIIPLTIDNYNSTCDEAPTTISMKGNGNGKLMKNELPSDEDEHMLVVEEEPQQPVKKLDLHCRERVNDSEMDDTPFDYRKQQPEANQRSAEEHNTSGANGQAIGAPPLSGGEREITLKPKAIKAHPVLESNMLSYTQMSIYTQYTSPKNPIGVTPFQPTGGAFKSMPISPKGSGGKPEDAGSLQPHIKQEDIKQEPPSPYKLNNGSGSAAGGGVVSAPPPNSGSVGAIFNFNVPTATALSQKQFHYPMHHPHRSPTDLRAAHQACVPSSPAGMGLGHAANIATPPASAPAQIMGGGPASQKMFFAMSHPYTLLQRSHQPGTPSLEHLQLDAFAPGGYTLRNHNGLSSLPPPVSAQPTMLLHGYTPSHSAEPPARSPSYKSMPSTPKSATYLMSAPPERGMDGGMSGCASAAASGGDESDMDADGQQFILAPTPAQLGRAPLQRRKNLSQSKSESNVSFDGNLGTSNGQHISRKLHSPTMMESSSPIIGHVNSSNLSSALPTPTSSTTTPNSDEQLPLTPTTSCSNSHINQQPKSPMKGAPGSTAAALKKKNDEMNNSVLKQVDFEKKYKALPQFQPEDCQSPSAIAVPSSPRVYGTNYRKKNTAPPPVQKLMCEDDSIDEPASAPPTTTQRFFGPDFNNELKELESSDQTGRSPRTPKTPLQSARSDASEKGHRKVLETRRSLVLQLFAEHGNFPTAQATMAFQSKHSDVFPRKQDLQLKIREVRQKLLGQASCTPHSAGPNTPSDSNSSSTTLSASSTSLNMQATSADVFQYY
- the LOC6535784 gene encoding putative transcription factor capicua isoform X13, yielding MNAFQDFELGAKLYLQCLLSLSSSRSATPSYTSPVNHAGVSPLNSIAHSPVNVSATHRQNFFTPIANQSQQHQQQQQPVAVPLDSKWKTTPSPVLYNANNNSSNNNNDWEVGSNSNTHVAATAPSTSTVRAQPLPPQTTPVSLVMHAPPQQHPLQQHHHHQPPPPPPASLPAPSAPATSGSSSSHNNVGHATSVIRISSSQQQHQQQHQQQQQQSHPHVVVSAGQTFHPVIVDATQLSVPPPPTTVSFHQPNTPTSTAASIASMGQDKMLPKNGYNAPWYKILPHMTPMSKASAAPVTPTLTTSAGSYNVVMMQQQQHQQLQQQSPPQMPLNHNNNHLIVPAPLSSPGKPLNCSMNDAKAAAAAAAAVANQRQQQQQEEPDDQLDDDVFEATTPGISANSKKQTTAMRLPTHNSNIRKLEECHDASDGTAGAPATSAAKRRSQSLSALQQQQQQQQAGAAGTAAGQPANKKIRRPMNAFMIFSKKHRKMVHKKHPNQDNRTVSKILGEWWYALKPEQKAQYHELASSVKDAHFKLHPEWKWCSKDRRKSSTSTAMPGGKAGGAAGTSDAKQRLVSVDGSDSLEHDMCPSTPGGSGSCGGQGMSSDLQGDIIPLTIDNYNSTCDEAPTTISMKGNGNGKLMKNELPSDEDEHMLVVEEEPQQPVKKLDLHCRERVNDSEMDDTPFDYRKQQPEANQRSAEEHNTSGANGQAIGAPPLSGGEREITLKPKAIKAHPVLESNMLSYTQMSIYTQYTSPKNPIGVTPFQPTGGAFKSMPISPKGSGGKPEDAGSLQPHIKQEDIKQEPPSPYKLNNGSGSAAGGGVVSAPPPNSGSVGAIFNFNVPTATALSQKQFHYPMHHPHRSPTDLRAAHQACVPSSPAGMGLGHAANIATPPASAPAQIMGGGPASQKMFFAMSHPYTLLQRSHQPGTPSLEHLQLDAFAPGGYTLRNHNGLSSLPPPVSAQPTMLLHGYTPSHSAEPPARSPSYKSMPSTPKSATYLMSAPPERGMDGGMSGCASAAASGGDESDMDADGQQFILAPTPAQLGRAPLQRRKNLSQSKSESNVSFDGNLGTSNGQHISRKLHSPTMMESSSPIIGHVNSSNLSSALPTPTSSTTTPNSDEQLPLTPTTSCSNSHINQQPKSPMKGAPGSTAAALKKKNDEMNNVLKQVDFEKKYKALPQFQPEDCQSPSAIAVPSSPRVYGTNYRKKNTAPPPVQKLMCEDDSIDEPASAPPTTTQRFFGPDFNNELKDERLAELESSDQTGRSPRTPKTPLQSARSDASEKGHRKVLETRRSLVLQLFAEHGNFPTAQATMAFQSKHSDVFPRKQDLQLKIREVRQKLLGQASCTPHSAGPNTPSDSNSSSTTLSASSTSLNMQATSAGGHQQQHSELQPHPATNVTESDAKYK